A region from the Antennarius striatus isolate MH-2024 chromosome 22, ASM4005453v1, whole genome shotgun sequence genome encodes:
- the LOC137589721 gene encoding probable E3 ubiquitin-protein ligase makorin-1, with protein MGVRATGWLSLKPDGGDFFGTGMMVVALRQAHLVPSSEKVLVTVTSSMHFLMFEHYKLPKSEERMTPQTLMPPPTSLLDPSELDPSGSTSSSWVQDWFNAADFVSGQPYCGWADPENKELRKQLCFYAAIGKCRYGINCAYLHGDVCNMCELQVLHPTDISQRSEHTKACMEAHEKDMELSFAIQRSEYMMCRMCIEVVLEKANPSERRFGILVNCSHCYCLKCIRTWRRAMCDITNCCPKCGITSNFVIPSEFWVEDEDDKQKLIQKYKDGMRNKPCRYFDEGRGTCPFGAICFYKHAFPGGRLEEAQPPRRQPGSNDRNRQNSRTPLWNIFEEQESTDSFNNDEEEMVPFELREMLLRLLDEDEEATCCSTDGVSCSLGSPLSAATARAYERGLMLMPEPQKLLQLCSDLQEPQKLLLLCSDHSHIAAQNIERVLSPRTLLVSGFSLKTAEHIPMS; from the exons ATGGGAGTGAGGGCAACTGGGTGGTTGTCGTTGAAGCCcgatgggggcgacttcttcgggactgggatgatggtggtggctttgaggcag gcccacctcgtccccagctctgagaaggttctggtgaccgtgacatcatccatgcatttcctcat gtttgaacaCTACAAACTACCCAAAAGCGAGGAGCGGATGACCCCCCAGACGCTGATGCCTCCCCCCACTTCCCTGCTCGATCCATCAGAACTGGATCCCAGTGGGTCAACATCCAGCTCATGGGTTCAAGACTGGTTCAACGCGGCCGATTTTGTTTCAGGACAGCCGTACTGTGGATGGG ctgatcctgagaacaaggagctgaggaagcagctttGCTTCTATGCCGCTATTGGAAAGTGCCGCTATGGAATCAACTGTGcctatctccatggcgacgtttgtaacatgtgtgagctccaggtgctccaccccaccgacatcagtcagcgctcagagcacaccaag GCGTGCATGGAGGCCCACGAGAAGGACATGGAGCTCTCGTTCGCCATCCAGCGCAGCGAGTACATGATGTGTCGTATGTGCATTGAAGTGGTGTTGGAGAAGGCCAACCCCAGTGAGCGGCGCTTCGGCATCCTGGTCAACTGCAGCCACTGCTACTGCCTGAAGTGCATCAGGACGTGGAGGAGGGCCATGTGCGATATCACCAA TTGCTGCCCCAAGTGTGGAATAACATCCAACTTTGTCATCCCGAGTGAGTTCTGGGTGGAAGATGAGGACGACAAGCAGAAGCTCATCCAGAAATACAAGGACGGCATGCG GAACAAGCCGTGTCGGTACTTTGATGAGGGGCGTGGCACATGTCCCTTTGGCGCCATCTGCTTCTATAAACACGCCTTTCCTGGTGGACGACTGGAGGAGGCCCAGCCCCCGCGCCGACAGCCTGGATCCAATGACAGGAACAGG cagaactccaggactccgctgtggaacatctttgaggagcaggagagcacagactccttcaacaacgatgaggaggagatggtgccGTTCGAGCTGAGGGAGATGCTTCTGAGGCTGCTGGACGAAGACGAG GaagccacctgttgctccaccgaTGGTGTCTCCTGCTCGCTGGGCTCCCCGCTGTCCGCGGCCACTGCACGAGCTTATGAGCGCGGCCTGAtgttgatgccg gagccccagaagctgctccagttgtgttctgacctccaggagccccagaagctgctcctgttgtgttctgaccacAGTCACATCGCTGCACAGAATATTGAGAGAGTTTTATCTCCCCGAACTCTTCTGGTGTCAGGCTTTTCCTTG AAAACAGCAGAACACATCCCCATGTCCTGA